Proteins co-encoded in one Setaria viridis chromosome 9, Setaria_viridis_v4.0, whole genome shotgun sequence genomic window:
- the LOC117838376 gene encoding nuclear transcription factor Y subunit B-3 — protein sequence MPDSDNDSGGPSNAGGELSSPREQDRFLPIANVSRIMKKALPANAKISKDAKETVQECVSEFISFITGEASDKCQREKRKTINGDDLLWAMTTLGFEDYVEPLKHYLHKFREIEGERAAASSGSAAAQQQQGDVARSAANAGGYAGYGAPGAGGMMMMMRQPMYGSPQQQQHQQPPPPPQQQQQQHQQHHMAMGGRGGFGHQGGGGGSGGGGGSSSSSGLGRQDRA from the coding sequence ATGCCGGACTCGGACAACGACTCCGGCGGCCCGAgcaacgccggcggcgagctttCGTCGCCGCGGGAGCAGGACCGGTTCCTGCCGATCGCCAACGTGAGCCGGATCATGAAGAAGGCGCTCCCGGCGAACGCCAAGATCAGCAAAGACGCCAAGGAGACGGTGCAGGAGTGCGTCTCCGAGTTCATCTCCTTCATCACCGGCGAGGCCTCCGACAAGTGCCAGCGCGAGAAGCGCAAGACCATCAACGGCGACGACCTGCTCTGGGCCATGACCACGCTCGGCTTCGAGGACTACGTCGAGCCGCTCAAGCACTACCTCCACAAGTTCCGCGAGATCGAGGGCGAgagggccgccgcctcctcgggctccgccgccgcgcagcagcagcagggcgacGTCGCAAGGAGCGCCGCCAATGCCGGCGGGTACGCCGGGTacggcgcgcccggcgccggcggcatgatgatgatgatgaggcagCCCATGTACGGCTCAccgcaacagcagcagcatcaacagccgccgccgccgccacagcagcagcagcagcaacaccaaCAGCATCACATGGCaatgggagggagagggggttTCGGCcatcaaggaggaggaggaggtagcggcggcggcggcggctcctcctcgtcgtcggggCTTGGCCGGCAAGACAGGGCGTGA